A part of Salvelinus alpinus chromosome 23, SLU_Salpinus.1, whole genome shotgun sequence genomic DNA contains:
- the LOC139551372 gene encoding sex-determining region Y protein-like gives MKRERAVLVCERGTRRGTVSPRRSRRPLIYHRQLSCQYHHQYQYHHQYQYHHQYHHQYQYHHQYQYHHQYHHQYHHQYQYHNQYHHQYQYHHQYQYHQYQYQYHNQYHHQYHHHHQYHNQYHNQYHHQYQYHNQYHHQYHNQYHHQYHHQYHNQYHNQYHHQYQYHNQYHHQYHHQYHHQYHNQYHNQYHHQYQYHNQYHHQYHHQYHHHHQYHHQYHHQYHHQYHHQYHNDTSSCFPGRCSFPST, from the exons ATGAAGAGGGAGAG GGCTGTCCTGGTGTGTGAAAGAGGAACAAGAAGAGGTACCGTGTCACCTAGGAGAAGTCG AAGACCCTTGATTTACCACCGCCAGCTGTCCTGCCAGTACCACCATCAGTACCAGTACCACCACCAGTACCAGTACCACCATCAGTACCACCACCAGTACCAGTACCACCACCAGTACCAGTaccaccaccagtaccaccatCAGTACCACCACCAGTACCAGTACCACAACCAGTACCACCACCAGTACCAGTACCACCACCAGTACCAGTAccaccagtaccagtaccagtaccacaACCAGTaccaccaccagtaccaccaccaccaccagtaccacaaCCAGTACCACAACCAGTACCACCACCAGTACCAGTACCACAACCAGtaccaccaccagtaccacaaCCAGTaccaccaccagtaccaccaccagtaccacaaCCAGTACCACAACCAGTACCACCACCAGTACCAGTACCACAACCAGTaccaccaccagtaccaccaccagtaccaccaccagtaccacaaCCAGTACCACAACCAGTACCACCACCAGTACCAGTACCACAACCAGTaccaccaccagtaccaccaccagtaccaccaccaccaccagtaccaccaccagtaccaccaccagtaccaccaccagtaccaccaccagtaccacaaCGACACTTCCTCGTGTTTCCCTGGGAGATGCAGCTTTCCCTCCACATGA